Proteins from a genomic interval of Gemmatimonadaceae bacterium:
- a CDS encoding acetoacetate--CoA ligase, with product MTAAGPDAPIWVPSPAACESTRLHAFLTSLRARGVVGPDVTGAHALQRWSVANPETFWAEVWRAADILADGPGPTDAPWAQVLLGGDRMAPPDAVHGPRWFTGTRLNFSEHLLRRRDDAPALVAWNEHGAGQRLTFAELAVQVAQCAAALRALGVSSGDRVVGWMPNLPATVVVMLAAASIGATWSSCSPDFGTKGVLDRFGQIAPTVLLAADGYWYAGKTIDCRPRLAEIVAALPSLRATWVVPYVDAAPDLTSVPGARLFTDVLAAYASEREPHFTRLPFDHPLYILYSSGTTGLPKCMVHGAGGTLLQHWKELALHTDLHAGDALFYFTTCGWMMWNWLVSGLAVGATVVLYDGAPLAPDPAILWRMASAERVAVFGTSAKYLAMLEKEGVRPRELVDVTALRAICSTGSPLAAHSYDFVYREIKADVRLSSISGGTDIVSCFALGDPTGAVYRGELQMRGLGMAVDVLDDHGRPVRGEPGELVCTKPFPSMPVAFWNDPTGALYRAAYFEHTPGVWRHGDWAELTAHDGLIIHGRSDATLNPGGVRIGTAEIYRQVEQIPEVVESLVVEQTIGEAAGTDSRVVLFVRLRPDVALDDALQRTIRTRIREHTSPHHVPKVIVAVPDIPRTISGKITELAVREVIHGRPVKNVDALANPEALAYFRNRPELSG from the coding sequence GTGACGGCGGCCGGGCCAGACGCGCCCATCTGGGTCCCCTCGCCCGCGGCGTGTGAGTCCACGCGCCTGCACGCCTTTCTCACGTCGCTGCGTGCGCGCGGCGTGGTCGGCCCGGATGTCACCGGCGCGCACGCGCTGCAGCGCTGGTCCGTCGCCAACCCGGAAACGTTCTGGGCGGAAGTCTGGCGTGCCGCCGATATCCTCGCGGATGGCCCAGGACCGACGGACGCCCCCTGGGCGCAGGTGCTGCTGGGGGGCGATCGCATGGCGCCCCCGGACGCGGTGCACGGCCCCCGGTGGTTCACCGGCACGCGGCTCAATTTTTCCGAGCATCTGTTGCGCCGCCGCGATGACGCGCCGGCGCTGGTCGCGTGGAACGAGCACGGCGCTGGCCAGCGACTGACGTTCGCCGAGCTCGCGGTGCAGGTGGCGCAGTGCGCGGCCGCGTTGCGCGCCCTCGGGGTCTCGAGCGGTGACCGTGTGGTGGGGTGGATGCCTAATCTTCCCGCGACCGTGGTCGTGATGCTCGCGGCGGCATCGATTGGCGCCACCTGGTCGAGTTGCTCTCCGGACTTCGGCACCAAGGGCGTGCTCGATCGCTTTGGGCAGATCGCGCCGACGGTGCTGCTCGCCGCGGATGGGTACTGGTACGCCGGCAAGACGATCGACTGCCGCCCGCGCCTGGCGGAGATCGTGGCCGCGCTCCCGTCGCTGCGGGCCACCTGGGTCGTGCCCTACGTGGACGCGGCTCCCGACCTGACGTCGGTGCCCGGCGCCCGTCTGTTCACGGACGTCCTGGCGGCGTATGCGAGCGAACGCGAGCCGCACTTCACACGCCTGCCGTTCGATCATCCGCTTTACATCCTGTACTCCTCCGGCACGACCGGCCTGCCCAAGTGCATGGTGCATGGGGCCGGGGGTACGCTGCTGCAGCACTGGAAGGAGCTGGCGTTGCACACCGATCTGCACGCCGGCGATGCGCTGTTCTACTTCACCACCTGCGGATGGATGATGTGGAACTGGCTGGTGTCGGGGCTCGCGGTGGGGGCCACGGTGGTGCTGTACGACGGCGCGCCGCTGGCGCCCGATCCGGCGATCCTGTGGCGCATGGCGAGCGCCGAGCGCGTCGCGGTGTTCGGCACGAGCGCCAAGTATCTCGCCATGCTCGAGAAGGAGGGTGTCCGTCCGCGCGAGCTCGTGGACGTGACGGCGCTGCGCGCGATCTGTTCGACGGGGAGTCCACTCGCCGCGCACAGCTACGACTTCGTCTATCGCGAGATCAAGGCCGACGTCCGCCTGTCGAGCATCAGCGGCGGGACCGACATCGTGAGCTGCTTTGCGCTGGGCGATCCCACGGGGGCGGTGTATCGCGGCGAACTGCAGATGCGCGGGCTCGGCATGGCCGTGGATGTGCTGGACGACCATGGCCGCCCCGTGCGTGGGGAGCCGGGCGAGCTCGTGTGCACGAAGCCGTTCCCCAGTATGCCGGTGGCGTTCTGGAACGATCCGACCGGTGCACTCTATCGCGCCGCCTATTTCGAGCACACGCCCGGGGTCTGGCGCCATGGGGACTGGGCCGAGCTCACCGCACACGACGGGCTGATCATTCATGGGCGGAGCGATGCCACGCTCAACCCCGGCGGCGTGCGCATCGGCACCGCCGAGATCTATCGCCAGGTCGAGCAGATCCCCGAGGTGGTCGAGTCCCTGGTGGTGGAGCAGACCATCGGCGAGGCCGCCGGCACCGATTCCCGGGTGGTCCTGTTCGTTCGGCTCCGCCCCGACGTCGCGCTCGACGACGCGCTGCAGCGGACAATCCGCACGCGTATCCGCGAGCACACGAGCCCGCATCACGTGCCCAAGGTCATTGTGGCGGTGCCGGACATTCCGCGTACGATCAGCGGCAAGATCACCGAACTGGCGGTGCGCGAGGTAATCCACGGCCGGCCGGTGAAGAACGTCGATGCCCTGGCCAATCCCGAGGCGCTGGCGTACTTCCGGAACCGGCCCGAGCTTTCCGGGTAG
- a CDS encoding acyl--CoA ligase, whose product MYPHLPELFDPIAWWATVDGARTAVIDPVHERRYSYRELDAHASAWHVMLAQLEVAPGDRVAILAQNRYAFLPLFFACVRRGAVLVPLNWRLSAPELARVLADAQPALCFGEDAYRGVAEEAVRLADVATPRWIDLDRELAPLLRAAAGAPVPVSPPRHYDDATMLLYTSGSTGTPKGVVLPHRQLLWNAIATTTGWSLGADDVGPVATPFFHTGGWHVFTTPLLYRGGALVMMGAFDPATYLETIDRHGITVTFGVPTQLDLVQRAADWGRPLPRLRSFFSGGAPCPQRTKDAVRAAGYGFREGYGLTECGPNCFATNAATALEEDGSVGWPIPFLQMRLRRDDGALALADEVGELELRGPQMFGGYFRAPDKTAEVMTPDGWLRTGDLASRTEQGVHRIRGRRKEMFISGGENVFPGEVEAAMLNCRGVLEATVVGIPDARWGEVGCALIVRGAEPVDAAALLAEARQRLAGYKVPKQLLFVDAIPKLGSGKIDRRAAAQLVSERLAAEAT is encoded by the coding sequence GTGTACCCGCATCTGCCCGAGCTGTTCGATCCGATCGCGTGGTGGGCCACCGTCGATGGGGCCCGCACGGCCGTCATCGATCCGGTACATGAGCGGCGCTACAGCTATCGCGAGCTCGATGCGCACGCCTCGGCGTGGCACGTGATGCTGGCGCAGTTGGAGGTCGCGCCGGGCGACCGCGTGGCGATTCTGGCGCAGAATCGCTACGCGTTTCTGCCGCTCTTCTTTGCCTGTGTGCGTCGGGGCGCCGTGTTGGTCCCGCTCAACTGGCGGTTGTCGGCTCCGGAGCTCGCGCGCGTGCTGGCGGATGCGCAGCCCGCGCTCTGCTTCGGGGAAGACGCCTATCGTGGCGTGGCCGAGGAGGCGGTGCGGCTCGCCGATGTGGCGACGCCGCGCTGGATCGACCTCGATCGCGAGCTGGCGCCGCTGCTCCGCGCTGCCGCCGGCGCGCCGGTGCCCGTCAGTCCGCCGCGCCATTACGACGATGCCACGATGCTCCTCTACACGTCGGGGAGCACCGGCACGCCCAAGGGGGTGGTGCTGCCGCATCGGCAACTGCTGTGGAACGCGATCGCCACCACGACGGGCTGGAGCCTCGGCGCCGACGACGTGGGCCCGGTGGCCACGCCCTTCTTCCACACCGGCGGCTGGCACGTCTTCACCACGCCGCTGCTCTATCGGGGCGGCGCGCTCGTCATGATGGGCGCCTTTGATCCGGCGACCTATCTCGAGACGATCGATCGCCACGGCATCACGGTGACGTTCGGCGTGCCGACGCAGCTGGACCTTGTCCAGCGCGCCGCCGACTGGGGGCGGCCGCTGCCGCGCCTGCGCTCGTTCTTCTCCGGCGGCGCGCCGTGTCCGCAGCGCACCAAGGACGCCGTGCGCGCGGCGGGTTATGGCTTTCGCGAAGGGTACGGGCTCACCGAGTGCGGCCCGAATTGCTTCGCCACCAATGCGGCGACCGCGCTTGAAGAGGACGGCAGCGTGGGCTGGCCGATCCCGTTTCTGCAGATGCGGCTGCGTCGCGATGATGGGGCGCTCGCGCTGGCCGACGAAGTGGGCGAGCTCGAGCTGCGGGGGCCGCAGATGTTCGGCGGCTACTTCCGCGCCCCCGACAAGACGGCCGAGGTGATGACGCCGGATGGCTGGCTGCGGACGGGCGACCTGGCGAGTCGCACGGAGCAGGGCGTGCACCGCATTCGCGGCCGTCGCAAGGAGATGTTCATCTCCGGTGGAGAGAACGTCTTCCCCGGCGAGGTCGAGGCCGCCATGCTGAATTGTCGGGGCGTCCTCGAAGCCACCGTGGTCGGCATTCCCGACGCCCGGTGGGGCGAGGTCGGCTGCGCGTTGATCGTGCGCGGCGCCGAGCCGGTGGATGCCGCCGCGCTGCTCGCCGAGGCCCGGCAGCGTCTCGCGGGGTACAAGGTCCCCAAGCAGCTGCTGTTCGTGGACGCGATCCCCAAACTCGGATCAGGGAAGATCGACCGACGTGCTGCGGCGCAGCTGGTGAGTGAACGGCTGGCCGCCGAGGCCACCTGA
- a CDS encoding PHB depolymerase family esterase, translated as MTADSVPVQVMTGEYAGAEGTRRWRLAMPAGHRATTPRPMLVMLHGCLQDASDIARGSRLDALAEQEGVLVLYPEQPETANPRKCWNWFDPANQGRGGGEPALLAALIDRVAMDHGADPARIHLAGVSAGAAMATLVAVAYPERYQSLTSASGIGWRAAPSVAEALSVMQRGAGEQLPSPVQMVEAMGTRARAFPVLVVHGVADHVVSIRNATEIAQQFAGLHDLLRTRAGQPALQRAELEPVTDGGYTVREQQWRDPDGRPLVTLLRIDELGHAWSAGDASGSFTDPQGPVIGRRIAALLR; from the coding sequence TTGACCGCTGATTCCGTGCCGGTGCAGGTGATGACCGGTGAGTACGCTGGCGCCGAGGGAACTCGGCGCTGGCGGCTCGCCATGCCGGCGGGGCATCGCGCCACCACGCCGCGGCCAATGCTCGTCATGCTGCATGGCTGCTTGCAGGACGCGTCGGACATCGCCCGCGGCAGCCGGCTCGATGCCCTCGCCGAGCAGGAGGGGGTGCTGGTGCTGTATCCGGAGCAGCCGGAGACGGCGAATCCCCGGAAGTGCTGGAACTGGTTTGACCCCGCCAATCAGGGGCGCGGCGGCGGAGAGCCTGCGCTGCTCGCGGCGCTCATCGATCGCGTGGCAATGGATCACGGCGCCGATCCGGCGCGCATTCATCTCGCCGGTGTCTCGGCGGGCGCGGCCATGGCGACGCTTGTCGCGGTGGCCTATCCCGAACGCTATCAGTCGCTCACGTCGGCGTCAGGCATCGGCTGGCGTGCCGCGCCGTCGGTGGCCGAAGCACTGTCGGTGATGCAGCGGGGCGCGGGCGAACAGCTCCCGTCCCCGGTGCAGATGGTGGAGGCGATGGGCACCCGTGCGCGCGCGTTTCCCGTGCTCGTGGTACACGGTGTGGCCGATCACGTGGTGAGCATTCGGAATGCCACCGAGATCGCCCAGCAGTTCGCGGGACTGCACGATCTGTTGCGCACGCGCGCCGGCCAGCCGGCGTTGCAGCGCGCGGAGCTGGAGCCCGTGACCGACGGGGGCTACACCGTGCGTGAGCAGCAGTGGCGGGATCCCGACGGCCGACCGCTCGTCACGCTGCTGCGCATCGACGAACTCGGGCATGCCTGGTCGGCCGGCGATGCCAGTGGTTCGTTCACCGATCCGCAGGGGCCGGTGATTGGTCGCCGCATCGCGGCCCTGCTGCGGTAA
- a CDS encoding TonB-dependent receptor encodes MSFFVHSLALPRAVRVAVAVAVTPVVAMAQTGSLSGLVTDSAKSPLPGAQVTVVGTRFAATSGLDGRYRVVGIPAGSYTIRVQRIGATARSFDNVAIAANGEAKLDVTMQATALQLGGYVVSASRRVEKITDAPATVTRITADQLSTTPGATFASVLKDVKGVDFVQTGIVAAGINARGFNSAFNNRMLQLEDNRIATLPENGLPAGLFTTIPKVDVAGVEVLVGPGAALYGPDASNGVVTLLSKDPKQYRGLTIETSMGSNGGPIGSTFQDRAGRASSLDAQFRYANVWKQFGYKVTGERLWGRDWQNTNNYLLGTAVVPERSTDWGTSYNRLGGALVYYAKNGGRLEVQGGASKSNGVGVTSAGRNQLKDWQYANAQIRYTSDHWFAQVYQTHSQSGSTYALNGFSTNRANPANAALSDDSVKALSAFPADGKLQAAEIQNNVTLPKLYNTRIVSGVQVRQDIVSSKRIWLTDALTGEDLKIKQAGVYVQTETPITEQTKLVFGGRYDKPDFYEAQFSPKAALLISPDENSTFRLTFNRAYKSPTVLQTSFFYRDFAPGSGVFGNRDGIIVKNAAGTVTRTLAAVVPEVNNTIEVGYKGVIKDKLYLDVAAYVAKYNSFLSPLQLVAIPALGTFGYNAKTGQKFVNARGADQNVLTYFNLGKARLSGIDAGARYVVNPKVTLSATASVLKLDSIIPKAGDPAEATALNSPTIKSTMGVDGRNLWYDLFAGLNMRFVKDYQFLSGAHNGRIPGFLTSDINIGRRLNENFTLNVSAQNLFTCTSGTVIPPTAVTASRPSTYVRGWGCGLGRRHMELLNMPSVGSMMFVGLRVDR; translated from the coding sequence ATGAGTTTCTTTGTTCACTCGCTCGCCCTGCCGCGCGCCGTGCGCGTGGCCGTGGCGGTGGCCGTCACCCCGGTGGTGGCCATGGCGCAGACCGGCAGTCTGTCGGGGCTCGTGACCGACAGCGCCAAGTCGCCGCTTCCCGGCGCGCAGGTCACCGTCGTGGGCACGCGCTTCGCCGCGACGTCCGGGCTCGACGGCCGGTATCGCGTGGTCGGCATTCCGGCCGGTTCATACACCATTCGCGTGCAGCGTATCGGCGCGACCGCGCGGTCGTTCGACAACGTGGCCATTGCCGCCAACGGTGAGGCCAAGCTCGACGTGACGATGCAGGCGACGGCGCTGCAGCTTGGCGGCTATGTCGTGTCGGCGTCGCGTCGCGTGGAGAAGATCACCGACGCGCCGGCCACGGTCACGCGCATCACGGCCGATCAGCTCAGCACCACGCCGGGCGCCACCTTCGCCTCGGTGCTCAAGGACGTGAAGGGTGTGGACTTCGTGCAGACGGGCATTGTGGCCGCCGGGATCAACGCGCGCGGCTTCAACAGTGCATTCAACAACCGCATGCTGCAGCTCGAAGACAACCGCATCGCCACGCTGCCGGAAAATGGGCTGCCGGCCGGCCTCTTCACCACGATCCCCAAGGTGGACGTGGCCGGTGTTGAAGTGCTCGTGGGCCCGGGCGCCGCGCTCTACGGCCCCGATGCCTCGAACGGCGTCGTGACGCTGCTCTCCAAGGATCCCAAGCAGTATCGTGGCCTCACCATCGAGACCTCGATGGGGTCGAACGGTGGCCCGATCGGCTCGACGTTCCAGGATCGTGCGGGGCGTGCCTCCTCGCTCGACGCGCAGTTCCGCTACGCCAACGTGTGGAAGCAGTTCGGCTACAAGGTGACCGGTGAGCGCCTCTGGGGCCGCGACTGGCAGAACACGAACAACTACCTCCTCGGCACCGCGGTCGTGCCGGAGCGCAGCACCGATTGGGGCACGTCGTACAACCGCCTCGGCGGTGCGCTCGTGTACTACGCCAAGAACGGCGGCCGCCTGGAAGTGCAGGGTGGCGCGAGCAAGAGCAACGGCGTGGGCGTGACGAGCGCCGGCCGCAACCAGCTCAAGGACTGGCAGTATGCGAATGCGCAGATCCGCTACACGTCGGATCACTGGTTCGCGCAGGTGTACCAGACGCACTCGCAGTCGGGAAGCACCTACGCCCTGAACGGGTTCTCGACCAACCGCGCCAACCCCGCGAACGCCGCGCTCTCCGACGACTCGGTCAAGGCGCTCTCGGCGTTCCCGGCCGACGGCAAGCTGCAGGCGGCGGAAATCCAGAACAACGTCACGCTGCCGAAGCTCTACAACACGCGCATCGTGTCGGGCGTGCAGGTGCGCCAGGATATCGTGAGCTCCAAGCGCATCTGGCTGACCGACGCGCTCACGGGCGAAGATCTCAAGATCAAGCAGGCGGGCGTGTACGTGCAGACCGAGACGCCGATCACCGAGCAGACGAAGCTCGTGTTCGGTGGCCGCTACGACAAGCCGGACTTCTACGAGGCGCAGTTCAGCCCGAAGGCGGCGCTGCTCATCTCCCCCGATGAGAACTCGACGTTCCGCCTGACGTTCAATCGCGCCTACAAGTCGCCGACGGTGCTCCAGACGAGCTTCTTCTATCGCGACTTCGCGCCGGGCAGCGGCGTGTTCGGCAACCGCGACGGCATCATCGTGAAGAATGCGGCCGGCACCGTGACGCGGACGCTGGCGGCGGTGGTCCCGGAAGTGAACAACACCATCGAAGTCGGCTATAAGGGCGTCATCAAGGACAAGCTGTACCTCGACGTCGCGGCCTACGTGGCGAAGTACAACAGCTTCCTGTCGCCGCTGCAGCTGGTGGCGATCCCGGCGCTTGGCACGTTCGGGTACAACGCCAAGACCGGGCAGAAGTTCGTCAACGCGCGGGGCGCCGACCAGAACGTCCTCACGTACTTCAACCTCGGCAAGGCGCGGCTCTCCGGTATCGACGCCGGCGCGCGCTATGTCGTGAACCCGAAGGTGACGCTCAGCGCCACGGCGTCGGTGCTCAAGCTCGACTCGATCATCCCGAAGGCGGGCGATCCGGCCGAAGCGACGGCGCTCAACAGCCCGACGATCAAGTCCACGATGGGTGTGGATGGCCGCAACCTCTGGTACGATCTCTTCGCGGGGCTCAACATGCGCTTCGTGAAGGACTACCAGTTCCTCTCCGGCGCGCACAACGGCCGCATCCCGGGCTTCCTGACGTCGGATATCAACATCGGCCGTCGCCTGAACGAGAACTTCACGCTCAACGTCTCGGCGCAGAATCTCTTCACCTGCACGAGCGGCACGGTGATTCCGCCCACGGCGGTGACCGCCTCGCGCCCGTCGACGTACGTGCGCGGCTGGGGTTGCGGGCTGGGCCGTCGCCACATGGAGCTCCTGAACATGCCGTCGGTAGGCTCGATGATGTTTGTCGGGTTGCGTGTTGACCGCTGA
- a CDS encoding AMP-dependent synthetase/ligase translates to MASAVIPVDVETRVPRGDAPLVHRFFARAEATPHEEAFAVYPAGAASPSARLTWGSWCQQVQALAIVLLDAGVAPGDRVAVLAGNRPVWPIADLAIQALGAVGVGLYPSSAPAQIDALLADSGACWLITDDATQARRLAAAPNGGDLRGVVLDTHEPVSSTARLQTLASVLDAGAAQLAQDPTARDRLTARRESVTPDHLAALIYTSGSTGIPKGACITHRYLAASAESIAAVLDLTAADRGLSFLPYSHAAERIFGQCTRILVGMPAALIEDPSDLFPVAAHYEPTLFGALPRIFERLYEAAEVAEGRGEDPRAAMAQRIGTRVRLATSGGAALPIAVAERLDALGLRILGAYGQTEHLCVAMNRPAAPRFDTVGPPMPGTQLRVDEQGELLIARSALTFSGYWRRAEETAAAFTADGAWLRTGDQAALLPDGAVRITGRVKELIALSTGRKVAPLPIEAALTATPLIAHAVVHGEGRKYLVALVSLRREMVEQWAASRGLALGWPDLATHPAVEAEVQAAVATVNTDLARTDRVQAVAMVSDVFTPENGLLTPTLKVIRRAVEARYVEQFDALYRRGGGGP, encoded by the coding sequence ATGGCCTCGGCGGTGATCCCGGTGGATGTCGAGACGCGCGTGCCGCGCGGCGATGCGCCGCTCGTGCACCGCTTCTTTGCGCGCGCCGAGGCGACCCCGCACGAGGAGGCCTTTGCGGTGTATCCCGCGGGAGCCGCTTCGCCATCCGCGCGGCTCACCTGGGGTTCCTGGTGCCAGCAGGTGCAGGCGCTCGCGATCGTGCTGCTCGACGCCGGCGTCGCACCCGGGGATCGGGTCGCCGTGCTCGCGGGCAATCGCCCCGTGTGGCCCATTGCCGATCTGGCCATTCAGGCGCTCGGGGCGGTGGGAGTGGGCCTGTACCCCTCCAGCGCCCCCGCGCAGATCGATGCGCTGCTGGCGGATAGTGGCGCCTGTTGGCTGATCACCGATGACGCCACGCAGGCGCGGCGACTGGCGGCCGCGCCGAACGGCGGCGACCTGCGCGGCGTGGTGCTCGATACGCACGAGCCGGTGTCGAGCACGGCGCGCCTGCAGACGCTCGCGTCGGTCCTCGACGCGGGGGCTGCGCAGCTCGCGCAGGATCCCACGGCGCGCGATCGACTGACTGCACGCCGCGAGTCCGTAACGCCCGATCACCTCGCGGCACTGATCTACACCTCCGGCTCCACGGGCATCCCCAAGGGCGCGTGCATCACGCACCGCTATCTGGCGGCGTCGGCGGAGTCGATTGCCGCCGTGCTGGATCTGACGGCGGCGGACCGGGGGCTCAGCTTCCTGCCGTACTCGCACGCGGCCGAGCGGATCTTCGGCCAGTGCACGCGCATTCTCGTGGGGATGCCGGCGGCGCTCATTGAGGACCCGAGCGACCTCTTTCCGGTGGCCGCGCACTACGAGCCCACGCTGTTCGGCGCGCTGCCGCGCATCTTCGAACGGCTCTACGAAGCGGCCGAAGTGGCCGAGGGGCGTGGTGAGGACCCTCGCGCCGCCATGGCGCAGCGCATCGGGACTCGGGTGCGCCTGGCCACCTCGGGCGGGGCGGCGCTCCCGATTGCCGTGGCCGAACGACTGGACGCCCTGGGGCTGCGGATTCTCGGGGCCTACGGCCAGACGGAGCATCTGTGCGTGGCGATGAATCGACCGGCCGCCCCGCGCTTCGATACCGTCGGGCCACCGATGCCCGGCACACAGCTGCGCGTGGACGAGCAGGGCGAACTGCTGATCGCCCGGAGCGCGCTGACCTTCTCCGGCTATTGGCGTCGCGCCGAGGAGACGGCGGCGGCCTTTACGGCCGATGGCGCGTGGCTGCGTACGGGCGATCAGGCCGCGCTGCTGCCGGATGGCGCGGTGCGCATTACCGGTCGCGTCAAGGAGCTCATCGCCCTCTCCACCGGGCGCAAGGTGGCGCCCCTGCCGATCGAGGCGGCCCTCACCGCGACCCCGTTGATCGCCCACGCCGTGGTCCATGGCGAGGGGCGCAAGTATCTCGTGGCGCTGGTGTCGCTCCGACGGGAGATGGTGGAGCAGTGGGCCGCGTCGCGCGGGCTGGCGCTGGGCTGGCCGGACCTGGCCACCCATCCCGCCGTGGAGGCCGAGGTGCAGGCCGCGGTGGCGACGGTCAACACCGACCTGGCCCGGACCGACCGGGTGCAGGCGGTGGCCATGGTGTCCGACGTCTTCACTCCCGAAAATGGGCTGCTCACGCCCACATTGAAGGTCATCCGGCGCGCCGTCGAGGCGCGCTACGTCGAACAGTTCGACGCGCTGTATCGGCGCGGTGGAGGTGGCCCATGA
- a CDS encoding ketoacyl-ACP synthase III has product MSAPQIPIGDREAVIIGTGSAVPRRIVTNAELSAMLGEDIAPFVSGTLGIEQRHWCGPDESTADLAEEAGRLALEMAGATPESVDLLIIATDTPEFVSPATSSVVQGRLGLVNAGTFDLNAGCAGFVTALDVAWKYLCADERYRRVLVIGAYAMSKYLDQHDKKTVTIFADGAGAALVEVQPRTGSPRGILASELFADGRYCHGMGIFAGGTRTPITPIVLEQGIQNKLRFVQKYPASVNEEGWPRIVRSVLGRIGATPADVDLWLWTQVNRSTIVQVMRTLEQPLARAHTIMQKWGYTGSACLPMALDDAVRTGVVRDGQLLVFTGSGAGLAMGSVAMRWASTGPG; this is encoded by the coding sequence ATGAGTGCGCCGCAGATTCCGATCGGCGATCGCGAGGCCGTCATCATCGGCACCGGCAGCGCTGTCCCGCGGCGCATCGTCACGAACGCCGAGCTGTCGGCGATGCTGGGTGAAGACATCGCCCCCTTCGTGAGCGGGACGCTGGGGATTGAACAGCGCCACTGGTGCGGCCCCGACGAAAGCACCGCGGATCTGGCCGAGGAAGCCGGACGCCTCGCGCTTGAGATGGCCGGCGCGACGCCGGAGTCGGTGGATCTGCTGATCATCGCCACCGACACGCCGGAGTTCGTCTCACCGGCGACGTCCAGCGTGGTGCAGGGGCGCCTCGGGTTGGTCAACGCCGGGACGTTCGACCTCAATGCCGGCTGCGCCGGCTTCGTCACGGCGCTCGACGTGGCCTGGAAGTATCTCTGCGCCGACGAGCGCTATCGCCGGGTCCTCGTGATCGGCGCGTACGCGATGAGCAAGTACCTCGACCAGCACGACAAGAAGACGGTGACGATCTTCGCCGACGGGGCGGGGGCGGCGCTCGTGGAGGTGCAGCCCCGCACGGGCTCGCCGCGTGGCATACTCGCGTCGGAGCTGTTTGCCGACGGGCGCTACTGCCACGGCATGGGCATCTTTGCCGGCGGGACGCGCACCCCCATTACCCCGATCGTGCTCGAGCAGGGCATTCAGAACAAACTCCGCTTCGTGCAGAAGTATCCGGCGAGCGTCAACGAGGAGGGGTGGCCGCGCATCGTGCGCTCGGTCCTCGGCCGAATCGGCGCCACGCCGGCCGACGTCGATCTGTGGTTGTGGACGCAGGTCAATCGCAGCACGATCGTGCAGGTAATGCGGACGCTCGAACAGCCGCTCGCGCGTGCCCACACCATCATGCAAAAGTGGGGGTACACGGGCTCGGCCTGTCTGCCGATGGCGCTCGATGATGCCGTGCGCACCGGCGTGGTGCGGGACGGGCAGCTGCTGGTCTTCACCGGGTCAGGCGCGGGGCTCGCGATGGGATCGGTGGCGATGCGCTGGGCCAGCACGGGGCCGGGCTGA
- a CDS encoding LacI family transcriptional regulator, with protein MVLPPSGRRVTVHDVAARAGVSQPTASLVLSNHPRARVAVATRQRVLDAAAELGYRPNVVARSLARRRSFALGLIVPDLRNPFVADVITGAERVAADAGYAVLLCDQSSRDIKQHLDVLLARQVDGILLDAVGAAALPAEALAGMHVVLIDEPSERWPGVATDAAEAGRLAARHLLELGHRRIGFVGPASDVYAFRMRERGFVRALREAGVSIDSALWRRAPATVSGGRDSMRALLAATSRPTAVFCANDLMAIGAVKQCLTAGVQLPRDLSLVGCDDIELARYVTPELTTVAMPARELGARAARLLLQQIDRAARRVTGPSTPSTSRPLRVRLVARGTSGAAPEAVV; from the coding sequence ATGGTCCTCCCTCCCTCGGGGCGCCGCGTCACCGTCCATGACGTCGCCGCCCGCGCCGGTGTCTCCCAACCCACCGCGTCGCTCGTCCTCTCGAATCATCCGCGGGCCCGCGTGGCCGTCGCGACACGGCAGCGCGTGCTCGACGCGGCGGCCGAGCTTGGCTATCGCCCGAACGTCGTCGCCCGCTCGCTGGCGCGGCGCCGCTCCTTCGCGCTCGGGCTCATCGTGCCCGACCTGCGCAATCCGTTCGTGGCCGATGTGATCACGGGCGCCGAACGGGTCGCGGCGGATGCCGGGTACGCGGTGCTGCTCTGCGATCAATCGAGCCGCGACATCAAGCAGCATCTCGATGTGCTGCTCGCGCGGCAGGTCGATGGCATTCTGCTCGATGCCGTCGGGGCGGCCGCCCTGCCGGCCGAAGCACTGGCGGGGATGCACGTCGTGCTGATCGATGAACCCAGCGAGCGCTGGCCCGGCGTGGCGACGGATGCGGCCGAGGCGGGGCGGCTCGCCGCCCGGCATCTGCTGGAGCTCGGCCATCGTCGGATCGGCTTCGTCGGACCGGCGTCCGACGTCTACGCGTTCCGCATGCGGGAGCGCGGCTTTGTGCGTGCGCTGCGCGAGGCGGGCGTGAGCATCGATTCGGCGCTCTGGCGCCGCGCACCAGCCACCGTGTCGGGCGGCCGGGATTCCATGCGCGCGTTGCTCGCGGCGACCTCGCGACCCACGGCGGTCTTCTGCGCGAACGACCTGATGGCGATCGGCGCGGTGAAGCAATGTCTCACGGCGGGCGTGCAGCTCCCGCGGGACCTGTCCCTGGTGGGGTGTGATGACATCGAACTCGCTCGATACGTGACTCCTGAACTGACCACCGTGGCGATGCCGGCGCGCGAACTTGGCGCCCGCGCTGCGCGTCTGCTGCTGCAACAGATCGACCGCGCGGCGCGCCGCGTGACCGGGCCCTCCACACCATCCACCAGCCGACCGCTGCGGGTGCGACTGGTGGCCCGCGGCACGAGCGGTGCCGCGCCCGAGGCGGTCGTATGA